From Carya illinoinensis cultivar Pawnee chromosome 5, C.illinoinensisPawnee_v1, whole genome shotgun sequence, one genomic window encodes:
- the LOC122311273 gene encoding uncharacterized protein LOC122311273 isoform X3 → MASALALFFIFNLASFHALPDVVLEDGYTVSTVIDGHKLRMNPHSVLHRSGSSDLVVLDSANNTFYTVSFPASQESVVKRLSGDGRPGYLDGKLSSARFNSPRSFAIDLKGNVYVADIKNKRTIRKISDSGVTTIAGGYSEKAGHVDGPAQNASFSDDFEISFIPELCALLISDHGNQLVRHISLKAEDCARGSNAAMGAVSTWLLGLGLSCLLGLIVGIAVRPYIIPSTGRLQAPPFQRDMETSPNSSGETSTDTLLRHQKRSC, encoded by the exons ATGGCGTCTGCGCTCGCTCTATTCTTCATTTTCAATCTCGCCTCGTTTCACG CTCTGCCCGACGTCGTTCTCGAGGACGGGTACACGGTGAGTACAGTGATCGACGGCCACAAGCTTCGCATGAATCCACACTCGGTTCTCCATCGATCTGGTTCTTCGGACCTCGTAGTGCTTGATTCTGCCAATAATACCTTCTACACTGTATCTTTTCCCGCATCCCAAG AGAGTGTGGTGAAACGCTTATCTGGAGACGGTCGTCCCGGGTATTTGGACGGGAAATTGAGTTCGGCCCGGTTCAATAGCCCTCGGAGCTTTGCGATCGATCTTAAAGGGAATGTTTATGTCGCTGATATTAAGAATAAACGTACCATTCGAAAGATTAGCGACTCAG GTGTGACAACAATTGCTGGAGGATATTCAGAGAAAGCAGGCCATGTGGATGGACCTGCACAGAATGCATCCTTCTCAGATGATTTCGAGATATCTTTTATTCCTGAATTATGTGCCTTGCTAATTTCAGATCATGGGAATCAACTGGTCCGCCATATTAGTCTCAAGGCAGAGGATTGTGCTCGGGGTTCTAATGCTG caaTGGGAGCAGTTTCAACATGGCTTCTGGGATTAGGACTTTCATGTTTACTTGGCTTAATTGTTGGGATTGCAGTTCGCCCTTATATCATTCCTAGT ACAGGAAGGCTCCAGGCCCCTCCTTTTCAGCGAGACATGGAAACATCGCCTAATTCTTCTGGGGAAACCAGTACTGATACTCTGCTTCGACATCAAAAGCGCAGCTGCTAG